From the genome of Brevinema andersonii, one region includes:
- the glyS gene encoding glycine--tRNA ligase subunit beta: MPNFIFELLVEEIPHEILPKTLQHLQKSVPLAFQQADIHYTDIEYFATPRRLSFYVSGLPAHGNNQLLEQKGPSVKAAYLDGKPTKALEGFFKTYNVSSDDIIIRNIKGQEYIFIEKQKKGQPIETLLEEITTEIVTGIKFNEPMRWNHQGQIYEFIRPVRSIIAMLDDKILPLKFFGLEARNILLGHRQLFPKPVILIHADNYAETLTSLGVLPSFEERATTIEKAADLLAQTQNANALLDSELSNTLASLTEFPHPILAEFDPEFLLLPKEVLISEMKIHQKYIPIISHEGVLMPYYIITANIPCSDEETCKNVIAGNSRVLKARFADGAFFYEEDIKKGLEFYRQTLHSIAFVDGAGSMNDKIERMQKIGTILNKQLHLNLDSQLLLQAIAYSKADLASLMVGEFPELQGIIGSYYAQKAGLPKPVASAIKEQYYPLALDKNYTMPSQALSGILALTDRLDNLLTLYAVGKEVTGSRDPYALRRQVIAIIHILEAFGWNNFSVSEFLTAVLDIYQPLLQVELKHWQDSITKFIQVRIENILKQAPYHFSADIIAIICDQGTDNILESIQKASALQDLRTHHSQQLQILTGLSKRISNILEDYTITNFDPQLLQAPAEKMLFKSYQVIENKISTLSYAEKLKELLSLEPVITDFFANIMIKTGDIQENNRLALLSFINSLFKEIADFSRLSNAEK; this comes from the coding sequence TTGCCTAATTTTATCTTTGAACTCTTAGTTGAAGAAATTCCTCATGAAATCTTGCCTAAAACACTGCAGCATTTACAAAAATCAGTACCTTTAGCATTTCAGCAAGCGGATATTCATTATACAGATATAGAATATTTTGCAACCCCTAGACGGTTATCTTTTTATGTTTCGGGACTGCCAGCTCATGGAAATAATCAACTTCTTGAACAAAAAGGCCCTTCTGTCAAAGCTGCATATTTGGATGGAAAACCCACTAAAGCTTTAGAAGGATTTTTTAAAACCTATAATGTCAGTTCCGATGATATTATAATACGCAACATCAAAGGACAAGAGTATATTTTTATAGAAAAACAAAAAAAAGGACAACCTATCGAAACGTTGCTTGAAGAAATTACCACAGAAATAGTCACTGGGATTAAATTTAACGAGCCCATGCGCTGGAATCATCAAGGTCAAATTTATGAATTTATCAGGCCAGTGCGCAGTATTATTGCTATGTTGGATGATAAAATATTGCCCCTGAAATTTTTTGGTTTGGAAGCAAGAAATATTTTATTGGGACACAGACAACTTTTTCCCAAGCCAGTTATTTTAATTCATGCAGATAATTACGCCGAAACATTGACTTCATTGGGTGTGCTTCCTTCCTTTGAAGAAAGAGCTACAACAATTGAGAAAGCAGCTGATTTACTGGCTCAAACTCAAAATGCCAATGCGCTTTTAGATTCAGAATTATCAAATACCCTAGCCTCGCTAACAGAGTTTCCGCATCCTATACTAGCAGAATTTGATCCTGAATTTTTACTGCTGCCCAAAGAAGTACTAATTTCCGAAATGAAAATTCACCAAAAATACATTCCCATTATTTCTCACGAAGGTGTACTTATGCCTTATTACATCATTACGGCTAATATTCCTTGTTCCGACGAAGAAACCTGCAAAAATGTTATAGCTGGTAATAGCCGTGTTTTGAAAGCACGTTTTGCAGACGGTGCATTTTTCTATGAAGAAGATATTAAAAAAGGCCTTGAATTCTATCGACAGACTCTACATTCTATTGCTTTTGTGGACGGTGCCGGCAGCATGAACGATAAAATTGAACGGATGCAGAAAATTGGTACGATTCTCAACAAACAACTCCATCTCAACCTTGACAGTCAACTTTTGTTGCAAGCTATTGCTTACTCTAAAGCAGATCTTGCATCGCTTATGGTCGGAGAATTTCCCGAATTGCAAGGCATTATTGGTAGCTATTATGCCCAAAAAGCAGGCTTGCCTAAACCTGTAGCATCTGCCATTAAAGAACAATATTATCCACTGGCTCTCGATAAAAACTACACAATGCCATCCCAAGCATTATCTGGTATTTTAGCTCTTACAGACCGGTTAGACAATTTACTAACACTATATGCTGTAGGTAAAGAAGTAACAGGGTCTCGAGATCCTTATGCCCTGCGCCGGCAAGTTATTGCGATCATTCATATTTTAGAAGCATTCGGCTGGAATAATTTTTCAGTATCAGAATTTTTAACAGCCGTATTGGATATATATCAGCCGCTTTTGCAAGTCGAGCTCAAGCATTGGCAGGATTCCATCACTAAATTTATACAAGTCAGAATAGAAAATATTCTGAAGCAGGCACCTTATCATTTTTCTGCTGACATTATAGCGATTATCTGTGATCAAGGGACTGATAATATTTTAGAAAGCATCCAAAAAGCATCTGCACTACAGGATTTACGTACTCATCATAGCCAACAGCTGCAAATTCTAACAGGACTTTCAAAACGTATTAGCAATATACTAGAAGACTATACGATCACTAACTTTGATCCTCAACTACTTCAAGCACCCGCAGAAAAAATGCTTTTTAAGAGCTATCAGGTAATAGAAAATAAAATTTCGACACTTTCTTATGCAGAAAAATTAAAAGAACTGCTCTCTTTAGAACCGGTAATTACCGATTTTTTTGCCAACATTATGATCAAAACAGGTGATATTCAAGAAAATAATCGATTAGCATTGCTTTCTTTTATCAACAGCCTGTTTAAAGAAATAGCAGATTTCAGTCGTCTGTCAAACGCAGAAAAATAG
- a CDS encoding glycerol-3-phosphate acyltransferase — MFSPHHLIGLTILFMIIAFISGSIPFGLIYGLIRGSDIRKLGSGNIGATNAGRMFGFWQGFIPVFVLDFLKGAVPLLIFKILIHQNNDICNLLVGFSAILGHVFSPWLKFKGGKGVATSAGVLFTLAPIPSLTILAVFISSFFLFGKTVGKASVTAAIAMPFVMYLTPGVSMPLRLASILLAALIIYAHKKNIKEWFSTP, encoded by the coding sequence ATGTTTTCCCCCCATCATCTCATTGGCTTAACAATATTATTTATGATTATTGCATTTATCAGCGGAAGCATTCCATTTGGTTTAATTTACGGACTGATCCGCGGGAGTGATATTAGAAAATTAGGATCAGGAAACATCGGTGCTACTAATGCTGGACGTATGTTTGGTTTCTGGCAAGGCTTTATACCAGTTTTCGTGCTGGATTTTCTAAAAGGTGCAGTCCCCCTTTTGATTTTTAAAATATTAATCCACCAAAATAACGATATTTGCAATCTATTAGTAGGATTTTCAGCTATTTTAGGACATGTTTTTTCACCCTGGCTGAAATTTAAAGGAGGAAAAGGTGTTGCAACATCAGCAGGAGTATTATTTACACTAGCCCCTATTCCTTCATTGACTATATTAGCTGTATTTATCTCAAGCTTTTTTCTATTCGGCAAGACAGTAGGTAAAGCTTCAGTTACAGCAGCAATTGCCATGCCTTTCGTTATGTATTTAACTCCCGGAGTATCTATGCCATTGAGATTAGCATCTATTTTGCTGGCGGCATTAATTATTTACGCTCATAAAAAAAATATCAAAGAATGGTTTTCAACACCATGA
- a CDS encoding cytidylyltransferase domain-containing protein has product MEIFAGIQARLGSKRFPGKIFAPLIGKPILTHVIQRVQAMKNIKNHALLVPDREIETFHDFIKKEKLDIQVFGGSELDVLKRYVDAARYFCVQNPIMRVTADNPLLSVFLANQLIDLFDETMDLAHFLGNPLGTGVEIVTPKALLSAHKNATSSTDKEHVTQYIYKNRQIFRVFEPQIQLSIPYDFVSVDTSQDLERVEKILAMNPEWGIKDFKL; this is encoded by the coding sequence ATGGAAATATTTGCAGGCATACAAGCACGGCTGGGATCAAAACGTTTCCCAGGAAAGATTTTTGCGCCATTAATAGGAAAACCCATCTTAACTCATGTTATTCAAAGGGTTCAAGCCATGAAAAACATTAAAAATCATGCTCTTCTTGTGCCCGATAGAGAAATAGAAACTTTCCATGATTTTATCAAAAAAGAAAAATTAGACATTCAAGTTTTTGGAGGATCAGAGTTGGATGTACTCAAACGTTATGTAGATGCAGCTCGTTATTTTTGTGTCCAAAATCCGATTATGCGTGTGACTGCAGATAATCCTTTGCTATCGGTTTTTCTTGCCAATCAACTTATCGATTTGTTCGACGAAACAATGGATTTAGCACATTTTTTAGGTAACCCTCTTGGTACTGGTGTGGAAATTGTCACACCAAAAGCATTATTATCAGCACACAAAAATGCCACATCAAGTACTGATAAAGAGCACGTAACTCAATATATTTATAAAAATCGCCAAATATTTCGAGTGTTTGAGCCACAAATCCAGTTGTCAATCCCTTATGACTTTGTTAGCGTAGATACATCTCAAGATCTGGAACGGGTCGAGAAAATTCTTGCTATGAATCCTGAATGGGGAATTAAAGATTTTAAACTATGA
- a CDS encoding HEPN domain-containing protein, which translates to MESLLVQNDLLKTLRLLAQHLRQANTHDVEKRFLQYTIACEVLLVGNNHNRVAISRQFSSKLALIRHLSIKNKQENILYTPIEMQLHFNKIYGMRSTLLHGREGGFCKKQLAHYTSILFHTLRLGLNMLVQDPQLLMFLRKS; encoded by the coding sequence TTGGAAAGCCTGTTAGTTCAGAACGACTTATTAAAAACTCTGCGCCTCTTAGCCCAACATCTTCGTCAAGCCAATACACATGATGTCGAAAAGCGTTTTCTTCAATATACAATTGCTTGTGAAGTATTGTTAGTCGGTAACAACCATAATAGAGTTGCAATCAGTAGACAGTTTTCCTCAAAACTGGCATTAATCCGCCATTTGAGTATTAAAAATAAACAAGAAAATATCTTATATACCCCTATTGAAATGCAACTTCATTTCAACAAGATATACGGTATGCGCTCTACTTTGCTGCATGGACGTGAAGGTGGATTCTGTAAAAAGCAATTGGCACACTATACAAGTATTTTATTTCATACACTACGCTTAGGGTTGAATATGCTTGTTCAAGACCCGCAACTGCTTATGTTTTTACGAAAATCATAG
- the ychF gene encoding redox-regulated ATPase YchF: protein MGFSCGIVGLPNVGKSTLFNALTKSGIASENYPFCTIDPNIGVVEVPDHRLKVLSEISGSKKIIPAVVEFVDIAGLVEGASKGDGLGNQFLSHIRETDAIILMTRLFDDPDIIHVSGTVDPVRDINIILDELALKDLETVLNVKSKQERMAKSGNKSAKELFDLMSYLEEFLTQSKMISQATLTPVQKILTKNYRFLTEKPLLIAANLSEEEVNMPENNPHWHALLEKSQLLNAQVLPLSAQIEQELSELEDHEMMEYLKELGWENSGLNRLIKAGYQLLGLMTYFTTGVQETRAWTIPNGTSAPEAAGVIHTDIQRGFIRAETISFSNLSEIGSWTKAKEKGLLRQEGKEYTMKDGDVVHFLFNI, encoded by the coding sequence GTGGGATTTTCTTGTGGAATAGTAGGGCTTCCGAATGTTGGTAAATCAACTCTTTTCAATGCACTAACCAAATCAGGAATAGCTAGCGAAAATTATCCATTTTGCACGATAGATCCAAATATTGGTGTTGTTGAAGTTCCGGATCACCGACTAAAGGTCTTATCGGAAATTTCCGGATCAAAAAAAATTATTCCTGCCGTTGTTGAGTTTGTTGATATTGCTGGACTTGTAGAAGGCGCATCAAAGGGCGATGGATTAGGGAACCAATTTCTTTCCCATATCCGTGAAACTGATGCTATTATTCTAATGACCAGGCTTTTTGACGACCCGGATATCATTCATGTTTCTGGTACAGTCGATCCGGTACGGGATATTAATATTATTTTGGATGAACTGGCATTGAAAGACCTCGAAACTGTTCTTAATGTCAAATCAAAACAGGAACGTATGGCAAAATCAGGTAATAAAAGCGCAAAAGAATTGTTTGATCTTATGTCATATTTGGAAGAATTCCTTACTCAAAGCAAGATGATCAGTCAAGCAACACTTACTCCCGTACAGAAGATTCTAACAAAAAATTACCGTTTTTTAACAGAGAAGCCTTTGCTTATTGCGGCAAATTTGTCAGAAGAAGAAGTTAATATGCCAGAAAACAATCCTCATTGGCATGCTCTACTCGAAAAATCTCAGCTCTTAAACGCACAAGTATTACCTCTATCAGCACAGATAGAACAAGAACTTTCCGAGCTTGAAGATCATGAAATGATGGAATATCTAAAAGAACTAGGATGGGAAAATAGCGGTCTTAATCGGTTGATCAAAGCAGGATATCAATTGCTTGGCTTAATGACCTATTTCACTACGGGTGTTCAGGAAACAAGAGCTTGGACAATACCCAACGGAACATCTGCACCAGAAGCTGCTGGTGTTATTCACACGGATATACAACGAGGATTTATACGCGCAGAAACGATATCGTTTAGCAATTTATCAGAAATAGGATCTTGGACAAAAGCAAAAGAAAAAGGTTTACTCCGCCAAGAAGGGAAAGAATACACCATGAAAGACGGAGATGTTGTCCATTTTCTTTTTAATATATAG
- a CDS encoding CDC27 family protein → MDLMMFSAGLLTVMVSMAGGIFCIYKFWPHYNLELDVSRAFDQADYHTVIQLTQGKTNKLLPIDVYLHAARARMRLLQYYEALEWFESLLRHLDIKNKIRITVETEIADIHCALKDYTRAEMHYRTALSLAEEDPFANYKLASLLLNTGKPEPARQILRSLLKKNPLLAEARYLYAETLAVLGLYTKAIRHYGILNRAGEPILSFNYGRTLKALKNFERAAEVYRALLDSDNIEYKNQIIQEYAELCIILKNYEEGAHFIENALQHASDPQTILELRYMQASLFSKRGDEFQALIEYQHLYHENPDFKDLSPINDKWGYILAHKYLKYYFTSQVDIFEKLIMRMLPPGTIILRRSRQYYFCLYESKAYLMYRHILPAQARLVSEIDLLILQKCPNINLLEFWSLTGISEPYSTTGAEYRFLLYSKEEFLTHVKQIVNEIE, encoded by the coding sequence ATGGATTTAATGATGTTTAGCGCCGGCTTACTGACGGTGATGGTAAGCATGGCAGGAGGAATTTTTTGTATCTATAAGTTCTGGCCCCACTACAACTTAGAACTCGATGTCTCCCGAGCTTTTGATCAAGCAGATTATCATACCGTTATTCAGCTTACTCAAGGAAAAACCAATAAATTACTTCCTATTGATGTTTATCTGCATGCAGCACGTGCTCGCATGCGTCTTCTTCAATATTATGAAGCTTTGGAATGGTTTGAAAGCCTTCTCCGTCATCTGGATATTAAAAACAAAATTCGTATAACAGTGGAAACAGAAATTGCAGATATCCACTGTGCATTAAAAGACTACACTAGAGCAGAAATGCATTATAGAACAGCATTATCACTTGCTGAGGAAGATCCGTTTGCTAATTATAAATTAGCTTCGTTATTGTTGAACACCGGCAAGCCTGAACCAGCACGTCAGATTCTACGTTCACTTCTCAAAAAAAATCCGCTATTAGCTGAAGCACGTTACCTTTACGCCGAAACCCTTGCTGTTTTAGGATTATATACCAAAGCAATCCGTCATTACGGCATTTTAAATCGCGCAGGCGAACCAATTCTCTCTTTTAACTATGGACGAACACTTAAAGCGCTAAAAAATTTCGAACGCGCTGCTGAAGTTTACCGAGCCCTTTTAGATTCAGACAATATCGAATATAAAAACCAAATTATCCAAGAGTATGCCGAACTCTGTATTATTTTAAAAAATTATGAAGAGGGTGCGCATTTTATTGAAAATGCTCTTCAACATGCCTCCGATCCTCAAACTATTTTAGAACTGCGTTATATGCAAGCTTCACTTTTTTCGAAACGGGGAGATGAATTTCAAGCTTTGATAGAATATCAGCATTTATACCATGAAAATCCTGATTTCAAAGATTTATCACCTATCAACGACAAATGGGGATACATTCTTGCGCATAAATACTTGAAATACTATTTTACTTCACAAGTTGACATATTCGAAAAACTTATCATGCGTATGCTACCTCCTGGAACTATTATTCTTCGACGTTCCCGACAATATTATTTTTGTTTGTATGAATCAAAAGCCTATCTGATGTATAGGCATATATTACCGGCACAAGCTCGATTGGTTTCAGAAATTGATTTACTAATTCTCCAAAAATGCCCTAATATTAATCTTCTTGAATTCTGGTCTCTGACAGGAATTTCGGAACCTTATTCTACCACAGGAGCCGAATATCGATTTTTATTGTATTCTAAAGAAGAATTTCTCACTCATGTCAAACAAATCGTTAACGAAATAGAATAA
- a CDS encoding UDP-N-acetylglucosamine--N-acetylmuramyl-(pentapeptide) pyrophosphoryl-undecaprenol N-acetylglucosamine transferase encodes MRFIIGGGGTGGHLAPGIAVYKTLKSLGNQTIYVLRKQDLIYDMVQKIDTNDRIMVDISGISRRLSWNTPQQIGKIFSAWLQTFSQIKNFKPDAVIITGGYVSNIPALAAVLLRIPLFILEQNSVAGITNRFWAKFAMKVFTAFPNVQKVPQSKIIFSGNPVLCSEKIDKLTACNFFDLASTNKILGISGGSQGAKVINDALFDIVAHIIKNNISLIWSLGAKEFDRFLEEGKIDFLQQHFSEYVKIYRFINRMDMFWSACDAIVARSGAGTVSESLFFRVPALFIPIHQSPDNHQALNAYFLRDAGAALCLNESTMTAEELLNQILTLFYDINKFKELFPTIPENSTHTIINTIKHLLEPTKH; translated from the coding sequence ATGCGTTTTATCATAGGCGGCGGCGGTACAGGAGGCCATTTAGCACCCGGGATTGCTGTTTACAAAACATTAAAATCTTTAGGCAATCAAACCATATATGTTCTTCGCAAGCAGGATCTTATATATGATATGGTACAAAAAATTGATACAAACGATAGAATTATGGTAGATATTTCGGGTATCTCACGCCGATTATCATGGAATACTCCTCAGCAAATAGGAAAAATTTTTTCTGCATGGCTGCAAACTTTTTCTCAAATAAAAAATTTTAAGCCTGATGCTGTTATTATTACAGGCGGATATGTATCGAATATTCCTGCACTTGCTGCTGTTCTATTAAGAATCCCGCTTTTTATCCTGGAACAAAATAGTGTTGCTGGAATTACTAATCGATTTTGGGCAAAGTTTGCAATGAAAGTTTTTACAGCTTTTCCCAATGTCCAAAAAGTTCCCCAATCCAAAATTATATTCTCCGGTAACCCTGTGCTTTGTTCTGAAAAAATTGACAAGCTAACAGCCTGCAACTTTTTTGACCTTGCAAGCACGAATAAAATTCTTGGTATTTCCGGAGGCTCTCAAGGAGCAAAAGTCATTAATGATGCGCTTTTTGACATAGTAGCACATATAATAAAAAATAATATTTCTCTTATTTGGAGCCTTGGTGCCAAAGAATTTGATCGTTTTCTTGAAGAAGGAAAAATAGATTTTCTACAACAACATTTTTCAGAATACGTAAAAATATATCGTTTTATCAATCGTATGGATATGTTTTGGTCTGCCTGCGACGCTATAGTAGCACGCAGCGGTGCCGGTACTGTCAGTGAATCGTTATTTTTCCGTGTACCTGCGCTTTTTATCCCTATTCATCAGTCGCCGGATAACCACCAAGCACTTAATGCTTATTTCTTAAGGGATGCAGGAGCAGCACTCTGCTTAAACGAATCCACAATGACTGCTGAAGAACTACTTAACCAAATTTTGACACTTTTTTATGATATTAACAAATTTAAAGAATTATTTCCTACTATTCCGGAAAATTCTACACATACGATAATCAATACAATTAAGCATCTGCTTGAGCCAACAAAACACTAG
- a CDS encoding tetratricopeptide repeat protein, whose translation MKFYKNILFFLPFCMYAQDNEYLFMLTPDISIKNIFHQETGSRSFQQLLTYFEHGRYLFFLNELQLWKTRNPYRYTNEIAWLEGYALLQVDRTQEAKDILLSLTNSSNIEIQQRALYDLAGMHFRENKIPEALKYLQIIQNTPPSSIHEAALVQMIIILLQQKNYSKAQTEINRFNSLYSSSAYINELYYLLAFRHLLDGNVKKAEEYSLAITQTKENILVQRLLAEIALQKKEYLKAIQYFQLLTTNNNRFRDEAHYKLALIYKLQKDYDSAEQNLKILIDYFPYSGYQERAKAELASVYTLLKKYNEALNYYRYESAYKGERKAKALLKITELYFLKGDTPSTLRAAQRVQKEFPYSSYANEALYWIGRAYMQDKKFQKSIDIFNSYLIREPVSSQKDEISIFLGHAYANINNQTEARRHFQSIVRNSTNSILKQNALLGLGRSYSVDNQPRRALEYFDRIWKTWPDSGIGDQALYLSGVVRYNLRQNKEAINNLSRLTNQYPDSAFKNEALLVLAKLQFKTENFDQVKDIASLTSIQDKEMLSELKELLARSEFRLGNFENALTNFRDAAKLTKNSQRLTALLLAEASAFRNLGRHKEAVKLYEKYLNSLDEKKDIAQLQDLFWSEIILSYIEAKEYNKAQETLNYFSANFPGSQYLGEIYFKLADERFTQKDYKKAVLLYRSVRETGNDKNLYSEALLREAWSLSFSDELSAESLFQEFLAAYPNHPAVPEVLIKIAELQDIKGNNLAAQRFREELVDRFGSSLEAEKARIFLAARFDKNDSEETYKKAASQYSDKKLKAKILQRLADKLELEKQDLKMLSILMEIHELRDADLGADAALKAGKLYMIMGDGKKALPIFVSIVTDYDQKHIPDALLGIIESYLLMNDFVSAQKIAIRIFEQYPNSKQARRASVLLAQADA comes from the coding sequence ATGAAATTTTATAAAAATATTTTGTTCTTTTTACCGTTTTGTATGTACGCTCAAGATAATGAATATTTGTTTATGTTAACTCCAGATATCAGCATCAAAAATATATTTCATCAAGAAACCGGTTCCCGTTCTTTCCAGCAACTGTTGACTTATTTCGAACATGGGCGATATTTATTTTTTCTTAATGAGCTGCAGCTTTGGAAAACGAGAAATCCATATCGCTATACTAATGAAATTGCTTGGCTGGAAGGGTATGCCTTGCTACAGGTGGATCGAACACAGGAAGCAAAAGATATATTATTATCCTTGACAAATAGCAGTAATATAGAAATTCAACAGCGTGCATTATATGATTTAGCTGGTATGCATTTTAGGGAAAATAAAATCCCAGAAGCATTGAAGTATTTACAGATTATTCAGAATACTCCCCCATCATCGATTCATGAAGCTGCTTTAGTCCAAATGATTATTATTTTGCTGCAGCAAAAAAATTATTCTAAAGCTCAAACAGAAATCAATCGTTTTAATAGTTTATACTCTTCTTCGGCTTATATTAATGAACTTTATTATTTATTGGCTTTTCGTCATTTGCTGGATGGTAACGTAAAAAAAGCTGAAGAATATAGCCTTGCGATTACGCAGACAAAAGAAAATATTTTAGTACAGCGGCTTCTTGCTGAAATTGCGCTTCAAAAAAAAGAGTACCTTAAAGCAATCCAATATTTTCAGTTGCTAACAACAAACAATAACCGTTTTCGGGATGAAGCCCACTATAAACTGGCACTCATCTACAAGTTGCAGAAAGATTATGATTCTGCCGAGCAGAATTTGAAAATTCTGATTGATTATTTTCCTTATTCTGGATATCAGGAACGTGCAAAAGCCGAATTAGCGTCCGTTTATACCTTGCTTAAGAAATATAATGAGGCTTTAAATTACTATCGTTATGAGAGTGCTTACAAAGGAGAAAGAAAAGCTAAAGCCTTGCTTAAAATTACAGAATTATATTTTCTTAAAGGGGATACACCTTCGACTTTGCGTGCGGCTCAGCGCGTTCAAAAGGAATTTCCTTACAGCAGTTATGCTAATGAGGCGCTTTATTGGATAGGTCGTGCTTATATGCAAGATAAGAAATTTCAAAAAAGTATTGATATATTCAATTCTTACCTAATTCGTGAACCTGTGAGTTCTCAAAAGGATGAGATTTCTATATTTTTAGGGCATGCTTATGCAAATATCAATAACCAAACAGAAGCTCGCCGTCACTTTCAAAGTATTGTACGTAATTCAACAAACAGCATCTTAAAGCAGAATGCTTTGTTAGGGTTAGGGCGTAGTTATAGTGTGGATAATCAGCCAAGGCGTGCTCTAGAATATTTTGATAGGATTTGGAAGACATGGCCTGATAGTGGTATTGGTGATCAAGCTTTATATCTTTCAGGAGTTGTGCGCTATAATTTGAGACAGAATAAAGAAGCTATTAATAATCTTTCCCGTTTGACTAATCAATATCCTGATTCGGCATTTAAAAATGAAGCTCTTTTAGTTCTTGCCAAGCTGCAGTTTAAAACAGAAAATTTTGATCAAGTCAAGGATATAGCAAGTTTAACATCCATTCAGGATAAAGAAATGCTTTCTGAACTAAAAGAATTATTGGCACGTAGTGAATTTCGATTAGGAAATTTTGAAAATGCGTTAACGAATTTTCGAGATGCTGCAAAATTAACTAAAAATTCTCAACGTTTAACAGCGTTGCTGCTTGCAGAGGCGTCTGCATTTCGAAATCTGGGCAGACATAAAGAAGCAGTGAAGCTTTATGAAAAATATCTGAACAGCCTTGACGAAAAAAAAGATATTGCTCAACTCCAAGATTTATTTTGGTCTGAAATTATTCTAAGTTATATAGAAGCAAAAGAATATAATAAAGCTCAGGAAACTTTGAATTATTTTTCTGCAAATTTTCCTGGAAGCCAATATCTTGGTGAAATTTATTTTAAATTAGCAGATGAGCGATTTACACAAAAAGATTATAAAAAGGCTGTACTTTTGTATCGATCTGTCCGCGAAACAGGAAACGATAAAAATCTGTATAGTGAAGCACTGCTTCGCGAGGCATGGAGTTTAAGCTTTTCGGATGAGCTTTCAGCAGAATCTTTATTTCAGGAATTTTTGGCTGCATATCCTAATCATCCTGCTGTTCCGGAAGTGTTGATTAAAATAGCAGAATTACAGGATATAAAAGGAAATAATCTGGCTGCTCAGCGATTCCGAGAAGAATTAGTTGATCGATTTGGTTCGTCTTTGGAGGCAGAAAAAGCCCGTATTTTTCTTGCAGCTCGCTTTGATAAAAATGATTCTGAAGAAACTTATAAGAAAGCAGCATCTCAATATTCGGATAAAAAACTTAAAGCAAAAATTCTTCAAAGGCTAGCTGATAAATTGGAATTAGAAAAACAAGATCTTAAAATGCTATCCATTTTAATGGAAATTCATGAGTTGAGAGATGCCGATTTAGGTGCGGATGCTGCATTAAAAGCTGGGAAATTGTATATGATTATGGGCGATGGAAAAAAGGCTTTACCTATTTTTGTCAGTATTGTTACGGATTATGATCAGAAGCATATTCCTGATGCATTGTTGGGTATTATAGAAAGTTATTTATTGATGAATGATTTTGTAAGTGCCCAAAAAATTGCTATCCGAATCTTTGAACAGTATCCAAACAGCAAACAAGCTCGTCGTGCTAGTGTTTTGTTGGCTCAAGCAGATGCTTAA